The following is a genomic window from Armatimonadia bacterium.
ACCGTCCCCTGTGCAGCTTTCTCGTGATCTGCGCCGTCGTCTTGTTTCTGCGCTTCCGGCGTGAGAGCCGTCGCAGCTTCCTCGGCTGGGCGTCCGTGCTGAGTCTCCTCGCGATGTTCAGCAAGGAAGATGGCCTCGCAGTGATCCCCCTGCTGTTTCTCGCAGACGTCCTCGTCCTGCGCCGTTGGCCCTTGCGAGAGCGCAACTGGGTCGCCTACCTGCCTCTGCTCGCCGTGTGCCTGGTCTACGGCCTGCTCCAGCCGGTGACTCGTGAGACAGGAGGCACCCTTTCAGGGCTCCAAGAGGGCTTCTACTGGTTCGGCCCACACATGGTCCGCAACCTGCTGGATATCGTGCCGCAGCTTCTCGTGCCCGACATCTCCCGTGGCGGCTTCCGCGCAGTCTTGCACAGCGCCTTGCCGGGCGGCCTCGCGGATCTGGCAGGGCCTGTCGGACTTCTCGCGCGCATCGTCTTCACGCTCGCGGCCCTCGGACTGCTGATACGCGGCCGCGGTCCCGTGCGCCACCTCGTCGCCTGGATGTACGTTGCCTTCTTGCCCTTCGTCGCCTTCACCTATGAGTACGCCGTCTCAGCGCGCTACCGGTATCTGCCGGCCGTCGGCTTGATGCTGCTTCTCGGCTACGGTATCTGCTCGTTGAGCACTCGACTGGCCCGGCGGCCGGGTCAGAGGTCCGTGCTGTGGGCGCTGACCGGGTTCGCGCTTCTTGCGAATCTCGGTCTCCTGTGGCGTCTCGAGAGCAGACTGTACCGGGATGCGCAGATGCGCCAGGCGGTCCTTGGCGAACTGCAACGAGTGCTTCCTGAGGTCCCGCCGCGCACGGTATTCCGCTTCGAGGGTCTGCCGAAGAACGTGGAGGATGCCGTGATGGCGGTGAGCGTGCTGTACGACGTGCCCACCTGGGGGCTACGACCTCGCGACGCCGGGGATGCCACCTGCGTCGTCCACTTCGAGGGGCTACGCATAGCGGGTGTGCAGAGGATCCCCCGACCTCAACCGCCTGCGCCTCCTTTCCCCGCCGCGCAACACTGGTGGGAGGATGGCTGAGACCTCAGCCCGAACCCAGTCTCTGCCCTGACCTGAATGCTCTGGTCTGCCGGCAAGAACCGAGGACGAGGCGAACCCGTCAGGGTGCACACCCGGCACGCTCACTGGTGCGCCGATCACGGCCCTGGACTCGGGCAGCAGATCGCGGCGGCCCTTCGAGGGGCCGCCGCGATTGTGTGTAGCCAAGGCCCTGGAGCTGATCTGGGCTACTTGCCCTTTCCCTGGTCGTGGGGGACCTTCACGGTGCCCGAGGCGGTGGACTGGTTACCGGAAGCGTCGGTGACCACGACGCTGAGGGAGTACTCGCGGCCGGGACTGGGTCCAGCACGCTCAGCGCGGAGCCAGACCTCCCAGACGCCACCGCTCTTGACCACAGTCCAGTCGGGAACGGTGTTGCCGTCGCCGAGGCCGTTGATGGGCTCATTGCTGGTGACGTTGATATCCACCACCGGCGCGGCGTCGCAGATGTCGTAGACGGAGAGGGTCGCGCACAGAACCATCTTGTGATTGACCGGCCACAGGGTGTCCTTGAGCAGCTTCCAGGTGAGCTCCGGCGGCGTGGTGTCGACGACCTTGACCTTGAAGGTGTCACGGGCGACGTTGCCGGAGTCGTCGGTAGCCGTGCAGTTCACTGTGGTGGTTCCGAGCGGGAAGACCGTTCCGGAAGCCGGCGTGCAGGCCACGTCGACGGAGGTGTCACAGATGTCGGTGGCCGAGCAGGAGAAGGTCACCTTCGTGCCATTCCGGGTGGCCTGTTCCACCGTGATGTCCTTGGGAACCGTCAGGACGGGTGGCGTGGTGTCCTGCACGAGTATCTGGACGGTGTCGGTGTCGGTCTGCCCGGCAAGGTCGGTCACTGTTAGCAGTATGTTGTGCAGGCCCAGGGGCAGGGTGACCTTGAGGGTCTTGCCATAGCCGAGGACAGTGGTCCCTTCCTTCCACTGGTAAGTGATCGAGGGCTGTCCTACACAGACCACGCTAAGCGTCGAGACCTGGATGTCGACGGCCCAGTTCGCATCCACAACGACGTACACGTAGTTGCTCAGCAGCCATGCCGGGTTGAGGTTGAAGACGGAGAGGGTCGTCTCGCCACTGCTGCTGCCTTTGGTGAGGATGCCAAGGTAGTGCCACTGCCCCGGTGAGTGGGCGTCCCAGAAGTACACCGCGTCATCCTCGTCAGGGTCGACGTCCCAGGCCTGGATAGACAGCGTAGCCTTGAGGGGCGTCACACCCGCCGGAAGGTTGGCGTGTTGCCACTGGATGTCGTCGTAGGTCCAGCCCGAGT
Proteins encoded in this region:
- a CDS encoding HYR domain-containing protein, whose translation is MGRAKTLLIVVLLLLLASTSQAVIIDFESLYPGYESWGVVPSPYAGFNWSSTDWITKNYLAPPNGYYNTIQGHVGISGPYEATMTMNGRPFAVVGARVGAAWNDGQYVWFAGYRNSSLVSYAYRLTSYFGGDMTFGMGYYDTLRIIPDANTGTDHASGDNGVGHHIVVDNLDLYVPDPPDAKAGPDQTVEQATSAGTEVTFDGSSSTAGTAGQVMPWQNVVNVNSGWTYDDIQWQHANLPAGVTPLKATLSIQAWDVDPDEDDAVYFWDAHSPGQWHYLGILTKGSSSGETTLSVFNLNPAWLLSNYVYVVVDANWAVDIQVSTLSVVCVGQPSITYQWKEGTTVLGYGKTLKVTLPLGLHNILLTVTDLAGQTDTDTVQILVQDTTPPVLTVPKDITVEQATRNGTKVTFSCSATDICDTSVDVACTPASGTVFPLGTTTVNCTATDDSGNVARDTFKVKVVDTTPPELTWKLLKDTLWPVNHKMVLCATLSVYDICDAAPVVDINVTSNEPINGLGDGNTVPDWTVVKSGGVWEVWLRAERAGPSPGREYSLSVVVTDASGNQSTASGTVKVPHDQGKGK